The nucleotide sequence CAACAAGTTACAGCATAGCAAAAAAATTCTACCTACTTTAAGATAAACTCTAATTcaggtaaaataattttgttcaagGTTTTACAGTtacacagttttccttttttttttttttttccagagcacaAAGAAAGTGTAAATTGTTACACCATAACTATCTATGCACATTATGTGACCACAGAAATGTTAATCATTACTTCAGAAAATGAACCATCAGTTCCATTCATGCAGAAAAGCAGGCTGGGAAGGCTTGTTCAGCAGAAACCATATTACTGTGAATTTCACAGCCACATGATTAATTATTGGGTTAGATGGACTCACGAATACTAAAACTGAGTATACTTTTTTGCATAAATAATACCAATTCTTCCCTGATGTAGTTTAGTCAGTCTGTAATCTAGAAATAACTGATAAAGCAACATGACTGTATTATCTCTACCTGCAATGTTCCATGATTTCAACGACAAGCAATATTTAAAGGATTATGGGATGGGATGCTAATTAAATATATGTTAAACATACTGTACAAATATACTTGCGTTAGCAATTTTATTCCAAACTGTCCATCAggttttcctccaaaatattACCACTGAAGACAAAGTATACTATCAAATATGGCTTCCAGAACAAGGACCCTCTAACAAGAATCAAAACTAtttacaacaaataaaaaaaccaaaagaatcAATCCCcaatcttttaaagtttcatttgaaacaaaatttcTAAATAGCTGCTGTATATAAtacatcagttttatttattttttgttgcacTTAAACAGAGGTTACCAGGTAAGAGCCAGAGTGACGTTTAGGACTCTGAGTTCCACTGGAGTCTGGATTTTCAGACTTGGAGTCACGTTTCTTCGTGCTGTTATTTACCGGTGTTGGTATCTGTGATGGCCGAGCAGAACTATTGTCCACACTACTCTTCCTGCGGCTTGGATTGTAGTTGAAAGGAGTCACTCTTGCTGCAACAGCACCAATGGGGGAACTGTGTTTGCTTGAGCTACTGGAACTGAATGGTGTACGCTCACTTACAgtactttcattattttctggtGCAGGAACAGGATTACTCTGCAGAGGCTTTGTTTCAGTGCCTTTCTTGTCTGGACTGTCTACTTGAAAGAAAGAGTTCAGACGGTTTTCTAAACCAATGGTACGAACAGGAACACCTCCATtccctggggtttgtttttcttgagTCTCTTTAGAATCTTTACCATTCACACCCCCTTTCTCTGAAACACTGTCAATAACAGGGGGAGTATTTCCAGTTGGCGACCTTCCAGATCGAGGATTGTTAATTGGGCAGTCCTCTATCCTCACCCACACGTCCTCTGTCTTAGAGACAGCTGGTGCCATCTGATAGATGAGAGTTTTGGAATCAGAACCATTTGTGACACCTGAGGAAGAATGCTGAGGATCATTCATTATCTGAGGAATTtcgttttcttttatttttctccaagtaCCTTTTGCTGGTGCTTGGCTTTCTTTACTTTGCTTGTGTCCAGAAAGAGAACTTCCATGTTGCTTTTCATCTTCACTTTTTGCCTTTTCACTTGATTCTGAAGAAGCTGATAAAATTGACGAGGAACTTCCAGTTCTTCGCCAAGTGCTTACACGAGGAAGGGATGAGGAATGCTTACTGTGCTCACGCTTCCATGTTCCTGATCTGTTGATCAGCAATCTAGACGGACTCTCAGAATGAGAACGAGCTATATCATGACGTTTTGCTGGTCTCCCATCATATTCTACAGAAGGGCTGAGATTAGGGGGTAATTTTCGCCAACCACTAGTCTGGGCAGTTGAATGAGTGGATAAAGACACATCAGGAAGAGATGGACTTAAAACTGGGGTCTGCAGTTGGGACCTTGTGGGAGAATCCGGCCTGGAAGGAGACAGAGATTCAAATGAAGCTGACTCTTCTAATTTCCGTCTTAGAGTCGGGCTCGGAGCTTCTTTAATGAAAGTTGACTGACGAACGAGAACAGGTCTCTCAGATCTGTCAGATTCACTTCCGCTAGATTTTGCGGATGACATTCTGGATAGTTCAGTCTTTTTGTTTGATCCACCACTGCTGAGAGCCTGGTTTAACCCTTTTGAAGCAGACTCACTTCGTGGAATACTACTGGTACTCTTGGGTAAGGCAGTTTGCTTTGTAAGGTTTTGCTGGCTCATCTGCCTGCCTGGTGATGTATATGACATTCTACCTGAACCTGAAGATTTAGTTGAAGCTGTGCTAGGAGATGATGTCCTTGGCAACTGCGACAGTTTGTTGGGAGGACTTATACCATTTCTTCCTGGGGAAATTGAGTTTCGGCCCGGAGATTGCAGAGGCCTACTTAATGGCTGCTGTTGAGGTCTAGAAGGAGTGGAGTCTCTAGATCCTGATCTAGAAGGTCCTTTACTTGATCCACTCTGGTTCAACCCCGATGGCTGCCTAGTTACAGGAGCTGGCTCAGGTTTCACTGATGACTTGACTCCTCTTGGAGAACTAGTCAAACTTTGGCCTTCACTGGGACTCTTGGAGTTTGTGTTTTTGAGAGGGGGACCTTTTTTGGAAACAGGACTAGTACTTGAAGAACTATTTCGAACTCCTGGAATATGGATCATTGTCCTACCACGTGAAATTGAAGGCACACTTGTCTGTTGTGGTTGCTTCAACTGGCTTGAAACTTCTGAATTGGAGCGAGCTTTTCCTGTAATTATACTTTTATACACTTTCTTCCCTCCTTTGATTCCCCTACTTTCAGATTCTACTTTTTTAGATTCCAGTGTACTCTTCTCTCCTGGCTTAAGAATTCTTGGACCTTTATTACTAgtgaaaggtttttcttcttgGTCTGGGGTAAGATGAAATGGTGACCCTAGAGAAATACCAGATTTTAATGACAGGATAGAATCAGAGTCTGATGAAGCTTGTCTAGATAGCGATGCAGCAGCCGCAGCTTGATGCAAGCTACTAACTATAGAATTTGCACCTTCTTGTATAGCTTTCCAATCAAAGTTCTCTGAATCAGGTGAGAAACCATGTTCTGAATCTGGCCTCTGTATCTCTCTCAAATCCAGTGTTAAATCTTCTGCTAATATACCACCTGTAtttctggaattatttttctcactttcactctttattcttgagggttttttctttttaggcatAGCAGAACTAATGCATTCCTGCAAAAGATCATCTTCTGAGTCAATACTAAGAGAACTCAGAGAGCTGTTTCTAGAGAAACATACAGGAGTATCTTCAACATGAAATGATTTAGGTGCATAACCAGAAATCTGTGGTCTGTTTGGTTCCATCTGTGAATCAGTAGCCTCAGCATGTtttgcaggttccccttctttgttgttattgttttcttGATCAATATCACTGAGGGAACTAAGAGATGAattgcaagaaaaacaaacaggtgTGTTTTCAATAGCGAACTTCTGCATTTTCTCATCTGTAGCCGCTCCTCTGTCTGGAATATCTTTAGTTGATTGAGACAAAGTTTTAGGCTGGCTTCTGCCTGTTGGGTGTTTTTGACAAACTTGTGTCCTGTTACTTGATTGCTGATTTGAAGACTGTTCTGCATTAGTGCAGTCtttagtttctgtttcttttgcttcttttccttttcttaattctGCCTTCTCCCTTGAAAGgtcaacatcatcatcatcatcaaaatcTAAGGAACTTAGGGAATCATTCCGTGAAAAACAATAGGGAGTTCCTTCAATAGGTGTGTAATGATGAGGGGAATCAAATGCAAAGCTTCCTCTTACACGCTCCTCATTATTTGGCAATTTGTCATTAAACTctcttgaattatttttaagactCTGTTTCTTTGTGTCTCTGTTCTCTGGATAGCTTCTTTCATTATTAATATTGCTTTTAGGCTCTGTGGTTTTTCTTATACGTGCTCTGTATTCATTATTTTGGGGAACAGGCTTTACTGGTGATGTTGGCTTCTTCTTCTCACCTTCTGGTTGGTTTTTATTACTTAGAGATGAAGATGCTTGTTGAATTTGATCCATTATCTTCTTCACTCTGAAAGGTTTGTGACTTTTTCCTTTTGGCATAGCTGAGTTAATGCACTCAGCCAGAATATCACCCTCTTCTGTTTTGTCATCATCCAGGCCTGGGGGAGTCAGAGTTGAGCTTTTTGCTCTCTGAGAGTCGTCAGTGCTTCTACCTTCTGTAGGAATGGTGTCTCGCTTTTCAAATTCCCCCGACTCTGCTCCCGTACCCACACTGTCTACATTGGCCAACTCACTCGGGGGCGATTCTATTGTGAGATCACTCAGAGATGTAGCTGTTGAAAAATTTATTGGTGTACCCTCAACACAATATACCCGTGGCATATCATCTCCTGGTGTAAAACTCACATGCTTTTGGGATTGCAATCTGCTTTGTGAAGGCAAGAGTTTGTAAACTGGCAACTGGCTGGGCTTTCTGGCTACAGGAGGAGGTATTTTTGGAGCAGATGCTTGAGAAGGCTTTTTGGCTTTACGTGAAGACTTTGTTGGCATTGCAGAAATAATACATGCTTCCAATATTTCAATATCATCATCATCAGAATCATCCAGAatgtctttttctgcttcagtagGCTTCTCCGCTTTCTTGTCTTGCTTATCCTTTGTATCACCTGACTGTTCAGTTTCTGCTTCATTTCCATGTTCATTTTCATGAACTGGAGGCATTATTCTTAACTCTACATCTTTCTGTATAAACGGCTCATCAAGACTCAGAGCACTCAGACTAGAAGAGCAAGAAAACCCATCTGGTGTGCTTTCTGTGGCAAAATGTAATAGCGTATCAGCATCTGGCAGTACCTGAACTCTTTGAACAGCTGCATTTACAGCTGCCTGTCTAGGACCaggatctctcttttctccactAGGTACTTTACCTTTAGCTACATCTCTTTTTACTTGAACTGCTTGGGCAGGGGGTGGCGTTTTACTTCTGCTTGGAGGCATTGTTTGTCCAGGGCTGTCTGGAAGGTCACTGGGACTTATAATACCACTTACCATTCCACTGCAAGGCTCACTTTGAACCGAACTAGCAATTGAACGGCTTTCAAAACTATCCAGGGAACTTACAGAAGTACATCTGCTGAACATGAGCGGCGTTTCCTGCACATAATGTTCTGGTGGGCTTTTAGGAGTTTGTGCACCACTCTTTGAGGGAGATTTGGCACCTGAAGAAAATTCAACAGCTTTATGTCTAGAGGAATCAGAAGGAGACAAACTAGAAGTCTGAAGTCTACTGGATTTTGTTCTGATGTGTTGCGATGTTGATGTGATTTCACTTACTGCACCTTCTGTAGATAGAGCCCCACTGTTTTCCTTTAGTTCTGCTATCTGTAGTGTGTTGTTAGCATCTGTCACACCTGTGGATTGATCACGTCCTATTTCATCTTCAGCTGATGACAAAGATGACAAAGAGCTACACCTTGAAAAACATATTGGGGTATCTTCCACACAGTAAGTTTGTATAGTTTCCTGATTAATAGAGGGAGTTTTACAGGAGGCGGTCTTTTGCGCATGACCACCTCTGCTCTGTGCAGAATTTGGGTGAAGCTGATTCTGTCTCTTCGAACCAGCTGAGGGGGCTGATGTGCTCCCACTGCTTGAGGAAATATGGTCAGTTTTAGTGCTTTGCACTGAAGAAGTCTTTGGAAAAGTAAAAGATGGCTTCTGAGAAGGAGGAACTTCTGTTGAGTATTTTAAACTATAATCAATAGGCTGATCAACATGATGTTCCTCTTCATTGTACTTTATACTATAATTAGTTGGCCTGTCTTCCTCTTCATGTTGTTCCTCCTCAGAATAACGTTCACTATAGTTGGTTGGCTTATCATCATCATAATCATCAATGTGGCACAAGGACTGGTTTA is from Harpia harpyja isolate bHarHar1 chromosome Z, bHarHar1 primary haplotype, whole genome shotgun sequence and encodes:
- the APC gene encoding adenomatous polyposis coli protein isoform X1, producing the protein MAAASYDQLLKQVEALKMENSSLRQELEDNSNHLTKLETEASNMKEVLKQLQGSIEDEAMASSGQIDLLERLKELNLESTNFPGVKLRPKVSVRSYGSREGSASSRSGECSPVPMGSFPRRGFMNGSRESTGYLEELEKERSLLLAELEKEEKEKDWYYAQLQNLTKRIDSLPLTENFSLQTDMTRRQLEYEARQIRAAMEEQLGTCQDMEKRAQVRVARIQQIEKDILRIRQLLQSQAVEAERAPQSKHDAGSHDTERQNEGQGAAEISVATSSTGQGSAARMDHETASVMSSSNNYSVPRRLTSHLGTKVTEDYKPQVEMVYSLLSMLGTHDKDDMSRTLLAMSSSQDSCIAMRQSGCLPLLIQLLHGNDKDSVLLGNSRGSKEARARASAALHNIIHSQPDDKRGRREIRVLHLLEQIRAYCETCWEWQEAHEQGMDQDKNPMPAPVDHQICPAVCVLMKLSFDEEHRHAMNELGGLQAIAELLQVDCEMYGLTNDHYSVTLRRYAGMALTNLTFGDVANKATLCSMKGCMRALVAQLKSESEDLQQVIASVLRNLSWRADVNSKKTLREVGSVKALMECALEVKKESTLKSVLSALWNLSAHCTENKADICAVDGALAFLVGTLTYRSQTNTLAIIESGGGILRNVSSLIATNEDHRQILRENSCLQTLLQHLKSHSLTIVSNACGTLWNLSARNAKDQEALWDMGAVSMLKNLIHSKHKMIAMGSAAALRNLMANRPAKYKDANIMSPGSSLPSLHVRKQKALEAELDAQHLSETFDNIDNLSPKASHRNKQRHKQNIYSEYVLDSSRHDDGICRSESFNAGNMTVLSPYLNTTVLPGSSSSGRGNIENSRSEKDRNLDRDRAVGLTTYHTAAENTGNSSKRIGMQISTAAAQIAKVMEEVTSMHIPQEDRSSGSTSEMHCLTEDRNAPRRSATAHTHSNTYFPKSENSNRTCPVPYTKMEYKRASNDSLNSVSSTDGYGKRGQMKPSIESYSEDDESKFCSYGQYPADLAHKIHSANHMDDNDGELDTPINYSLKYSDEQLNSGRQSPSQNERWARPKHIIDDEMKQNEQRQSRSQNVTYPVYTESGDDKHMKYQSPFGQQECVSSFRSRGSSGSDQNRVGSTLGMNQKVNQSLCHIDDYDDDKPTNYSERYSEEEQHEEEDRPTNYSIKYNEEEHHVDQPIDYSLKYSTEVPPSQKPSFTFPKTSSVQSTKTDHISSSSGSTSAPSAGSKRQNQLHPNSAQSRGGHAQKTASCKTPSINQETIQTYCVEDTPICFSRCSSLSSLSSAEDEIGRDQSTGVTDANNTLQIAELKENSGALSTEGAVSEITSTSQHIRTKSSRLQTSSLSPSDSSRHKAVEFSSGAKSPSKSGAQTPKSPPEHYVQETPLMFSRCTSVSSLDSFESRSIASSVQSEPCSGMVSGIISPSDLPDSPGQTMPPSRSKTPPPAQAVQVKRDVAKGKVPSGEKRDPGPRQAAVNAAVQRVQVLPDADTLLHFATESTPDGFSCSSSLSALSLDEPFIQKDVELRIMPPVHENEHGNEAETEQSGDTKDKQDKKAEKPTEAEKDILDDSDDDDIEILEACIISAMPTKSSRKAKKPSQASAPKIPPPVARKPSQLPVYKLLPSQSRLQSQKHVSFTPGDDMPRVYCVEGTPINFSTATSLSDLTIESPPSELANVDSVGTGAESGEFEKRDTIPTEGRSTDDSQRAKSSTLTPPGLDDDKTEEGDILAECINSAMPKGKSHKPFRVKKIMDQIQQASSSLSNKNQPEGEKKKPTSPVKPVPQNNEYRARIRKTTEPKSNINNERSYPENRDTKKQSLKNNSREFNDKLPNNEERVRGSFAFDSPHHYTPIEGTPYCFSRNDSLSSLDFDDDDDVDLSREKAELRKGKEAKETETKDCTNAEQSSNQQSSNRTQVCQKHPTGRSQPKTLSQSTKDIPDRGAATDEKMQKFAIENTPVCFSCNSSLSSLSDIDQENNNNKEGEPAKHAEATDSQMEPNRPQISGYAPKSFHVEDTPVCFSRNSSLSSLSIDSEDDLLQECISSAMPKKKKPSRIKSESEKNNSRNTGGILAEDLTLDLREIQRPDSEHGFSPDSENFDWKAIQEGANSIVSSLHQAAAAASLSRQASSDSDSILSLKSGISLGSPFHLTPDQEEKPFTSNKGPRILKPGEKSTLESKKVESESRGIKGGKKVYKSIITGKARSNSEVSSQLKQPQQTSVPSISRGRTMIHIPGVRNSSSSTSPVSKKGPPLKNTNSKSPSEGQSLTSSPRGVKSSVKPEPAPVTRQPSGLNQSGSSKGPSRSGSRDSTPSRPQQQPLSRPLQSPGRNSISPGRNGISPPNKLSQLPRTSSPSTASTKSSGSGRMSYTSPGRQMSQQNLTKQTALPKSTSSIPRSESASKGLNQALSSGGSNKKTELSRMSSAKSSGSESDRSERPVLVRQSTFIKEAPSPTLRRKLEESASFESLSPSRPDSPTRSQLQTPVLSPSLPDVSLSTHSTAQTSGWRKLPPNLSPSVEYDGRPAKRHDIARSHSESPSRLLINRSGTWKREHSKHSSSLPRVSTWRRTGSSSSILSASSESSEKAKSEDEKQHGSSLSGHKQSKESQAPAKGTWRKIKENEIPQIMNDPQHSSSGVTNGSDSKTLIYQMAPAVSKTEDVWVRIEDCPINNPRSGRSPTGNTPPVIDSVSEKGGVNGKDSKETQEKQTPGNGGVPVRTIGLENRLNSFFQVDSPDKKGTETKPLQSNPVPAPENNESTVSERTPFSSSSSSKHSSPIGAVAARVTPFNYNPSRRKSSVDNSSARPSQIPTPVNNSTKKRDSKSENPDSSGTQSPKRHSGSYLVTSV
- the APC gene encoding adenomatous polyposis coli protein isoform X2; amino-acid sequence: MAAASYDQLLKQVEALKMENSSLRQELEDNSNHLTKLETEASNMKEVLKQLQGSIEDEAMASSGQIDLLERLKELNLESTNFPGVKLRPKVSVRSYGSREGSASSRSGECSPVPMGSFPRRGFMNGSRESTGYLEELEKERSLLLAELEKEEKEKDWYYAQLQNLTKRIDSLPLTENFSLQTDMTRRQLEYEARQIRAAMEEQLGTCQDMEKRAQVRVARIQQIEKDILRIRQLLQSQAVEAERAPQSKHDAGSHDTERQNEGQGAAEISVATSSTGQGSAARMDHETASVMSSSNNYSVPRRLTSHLGTKVEMVYSLLSMLGTHDKDDMSRTLLAMSSSQDSCIAMRQSGCLPLLIQLLHGNDKDSVLLGNSRGSKEARARASAALHNIIHSQPDDKRGRREIRVLHLLEQIRAYCETCWEWQEAHEQGMDQDKNPMPAPVDHQICPAVCVLMKLSFDEEHRHAMNELGGLQAIAELLQVDCEMYGLTNDHYSVTLRRYAGMALTNLTFGDVANKATLCSMKGCMRALVAQLKSESEDLQQVIASVLRNLSWRADVNSKKTLREVGSVKALMECALEVKKESTLKSVLSALWNLSAHCTENKADICAVDGALAFLVGTLTYRSQTNTLAIIESGGGILRNVSSLIATNEDHRQILRENSCLQTLLQHLKSHSLTIVSNACGTLWNLSARNAKDQEALWDMGAVSMLKNLIHSKHKMIAMGSAAALRNLMANRPAKYKDANIMSPGSSLPSLHVRKQKALEAELDAQHLSETFDNIDNLSPKASHRNKQRHKQNIYSEYVLDSSRHDDGICRSESFNAGNMTVLSPYLNTTVLPGSSSSGRGNIENSRSEKDRNLDRDRAVGLTTYHTAAENTGNSSKRIGMQISTAAAQIAKVMEEVTSMHIPQEDRSSGSTSEMHCLTEDRNAPRRSATAHTHSNTYFPKSENSNRTCPVPYTKMEYKRASNDSLNSVSSTDGYGKRGQMKPSIESYSEDDESKFCSYGQYPADLAHKIHSANHMDDNDGELDTPINYSLKYSDEQLNSGRQSPSQNERWARPKHIIDDEMKQNEQRQSRSQNVTYPVYTESGDDKHMKYQSPFGQQECVSSFRSRGSSGSDQNRVGSTLGMNQKVNQSLCHIDDYDDDKPTNYSERYSEEEQHEEEDRPTNYSIKYNEEEHHVDQPIDYSLKYSTEVPPSQKPSFTFPKTSSVQSTKTDHISSSSGSTSAPSAGSKRQNQLHPNSAQSRGGHAQKTASCKTPSINQETIQTYCVEDTPICFSRCSSLSSLSSAEDEIGRDQSTGVTDANNTLQIAELKENSGALSTEGAVSEITSTSQHIRTKSSRLQTSSLSPSDSSRHKAVEFSSGAKSPSKSGAQTPKSPPEHYVQETPLMFSRCTSVSSLDSFESRSIASSVQSEPCSGMVSGIISPSDLPDSPGQTMPPSRSKTPPPAQAVQVKRDVAKGKVPSGEKRDPGPRQAAVNAAVQRVQVLPDADTLLHFATESTPDGFSCSSSLSALSLDEPFIQKDVELRIMPPVHENEHGNEAETEQSGDTKDKQDKKAEKPTEAEKDILDDSDDDDIEILEACIISAMPTKSSRKAKKPSQASAPKIPPPVARKPSQLPVYKLLPSQSRLQSQKHVSFTPGDDMPRVYCVEGTPINFSTATSLSDLTIESPPSELANVDSVGTGAESGEFEKRDTIPTEGRSTDDSQRAKSSTLTPPGLDDDKTEEGDILAECINSAMPKGKSHKPFRVKKIMDQIQQASSSLSNKNQPEGEKKKPTSPVKPVPQNNEYRARIRKTTEPKSNINNERSYPENRDTKKQSLKNNSREFNDKLPNNEERVRGSFAFDSPHHYTPIEGTPYCFSRNDSLSSLDFDDDDDVDLSREKAELRKGKEAKETETKDCTNAEQSSNQQSSNRTQVCQKHPTGRSQPKTLSQSTKDIPDRGAATDEKMQKFAIENTPVCFSCNSSLSSLSDIDQENNNNKEGEPAKHAEATDSQMEPNRPQISGYAPKSFHVEDTPVCFSRNSSLSSLSIDSEDDLLQECISSAMPKKKKPSRIKSESEKNNSRNTGGILAEDLTLDLREIQRPDSEHGFSPDSENFDWKAIQEGANSIVSSLHQAAAAASLSRQASSDSDSILSLKSGISLGSPFHLTPDQEEKPFTSNKGPRILKPGEKSTLESKKVESESRGIKGGKKVYKSIITGKARSNSEVSSQLKQPQQTSVPSISRGRTMIHIPGVRNSSSSTSPVSKKGPPLKNTNSKSPSEGQSLTSSPRGVKSSVKPEPAPVTRQPSGLNQSGSSKGPSRSGSRDSTPSRPQQQPLSRPLQSPGRNSISPGRNGISPPNKLSQLPRTSSPSTASTKSSGSGRMSYTSPGRQMSQQNLTKQTALPKSTSSIPRSESASKGLNQALSSGGSNKKTELSRMSSAKSSGSESDRSERPVLVRQSTFIKEAPSPTLRRKLEESASFESLSPSRPDSPTRSQLQTPVLSPSLPDVSLSTHSTAQTSGWRKLPPNLSPSVEYDGRPAKRHDIARSHSESPSRLLINRSGTWKREHSKHSSSLPRVSTWRRTGSSSSILSASSESSEKAKSEDEKQHGSSLSGHKQSKESQAPAKGTWRKIKENEIPQIMNDPQHSSSGVTNGSDSKTLIYQMAPAVSKTEDVWVRIEDCPINNPRSGRSPTGNTPPVIDSVSEKGGVNGKDSKETQEKQTPGNGGVPVRTIGLENRLNSFFQVDSPDKKGTETKPLQSNPVPAPENNESTVSERTPFSSSSSSKHSSPIGAVAARVTPFNYNPSRRKSSVDNSSARPSQIPTPVNNSTKKRDSKSENPDSSGTQSPKRHSGSYLVTSV